The region TCGGGCACGGGCGGCTCCTTCGGCAGCATCCAGAACGGCGCCATGTGGGCGTCCGCCAACGGCGCGAAGGTCATCTCCGTCAGTTTCTCTGGGGTGGAGGAGCCGCTGGTGGACACCCTCGGCGCCACCATGCGCTCCCGCAACGTGGTGCTCGTGTGGTCCATGGACAACCGCGGCGTCGACACCGCCGCCACCTTCGACCACCCCAACATCACCGTGGTCAGCGGCACGGGCGTCAACGACGAACGCTGGTGCTCGGTCGTGAACCCCACTCTCTGCTCGAGCATCGGGGGCGGCGTCGACATCGCCGCGCCGGCCCACGGCATCCGCATGACCACGATCGGCGGCGAGTACGGCGTCAACGAGGGCGTGAGCTTCGCCGCGCCGCAGGTCGCCGCGGCCATGGGCCTCATCCGCAGCGTCGCTCCCTCGCTCCTCGCGGGCGAGGTCGAGCAGGTGCTCCTCGCGGCGGCGGACGACGTCGGCCCGCCCGGCGAGGACTCGTTCTCCGGGCGCGGGCGCCTGAACGTTCGGCGCGCCATGTGGAACGCCATCATCCGTCAGCACGCCAGTTCGATGCAGCTGGGGGACTTCAACCCGCAGGCCTTCAGCATGGACGAGGTCTACGAGTTCCTCCTGCGCCCGATGGACGTGACGGGGGACGCGCTGATTGACGAGAAGGACCCACAAGCCGTGCAGGGCTTCATGCGTCGCAACGAGTTCAAGGACCTCGTCGCCGACCGGCCCTAGGTCGGACGCTCAGCGACCCTGCAGGTCCGCCTCGCCCAGCAGCCGGTACTCCTTCCGCCGCAGGATCTGCCCCGCGAGCGTGAGGTCGTCCACGGCGAGGGCGATGGTGGGGGCGGTGCTGGAGCGCAGCATCAGCGGGTAGGCGAAGTGGATGCTCAGCTCGGCCGCGAGCAGGCACAGGCACATGCTCGAGAGGCTCTGGCGCGTGCCGATCTCAACCACGAGCACATCGCGCTGGCTGTAGGGCAGGTGCTCGTTGTGCAGCACCTCCTTGGCGAGGTCCTCGTTGTTGGTGATGATGCGGACAACGGCATGATCGCTGGCCTCGTGCACCGAGATCGCGCAGATCTGCGTGCCCGAGCCCTCGAAGGCCTTGACCAGGTCGTGCAGCTTGCCGACCTTGTTCGTGAGGAAGACACTGAACTGGGTCACCGTGGGCGGCGAGTACCCGTGGGCGGTCTCCAGCGGTGTGGCGGACTGGCTCATCGTCCTGATTCCGGGTTCCAAGTTCCAGCCTGGCGGCTCCGGGCGAGCGGCACGGCGCGCCCAAGCGCCAAACGAGCGTAGCGGGGGCGGCAAGGGTCCACAAGGCCACAATTGCAAGGGGGCCGGCTGAACCGGCCCTCTTTCATCAGCACTTTAGGGCTCTTAGACGCTGAAGCTGGACCCGCACCCGCAGGAGCTGGTCGCGTTGGGGTTGTTGAACACGAAGCCCCGGCCCATCACCTCGTCCTTGAAGTCGACCGTGACGCCGTTCAGGTACAGCAGGCTCTTGGGGTCCACGATCACCCGGATACCGTGCTGGGTGAACACCTCGTCGGTGTCCTTGCGGCTCTCGGTGAGGTCCAGCAGGTAGCTGAACCCGGAGCAGCCCCCGCCCTTCACACCGACCCGGAGGCACACCTTCTCGGCGTCCAGTTCCTGGTCCTTGATGATGTGGTGGATCTCCTTGGCCGCGGTCTCGCTCAGGATGACACCGGTCACGGCATCGGACTGCTGGGGCAGGGTGGTGGTTGTGGACATATCTCGGGCTCCTTCTATCCAACAGTACGCGGTCTGTCCGGGTCTGGATTCCCGGGATACCGCCCCTGTTTGGAGTCAGCTACGGTCTCAGTGGGCGTGCTCGGGCTGCTCAATGGGCAGGTTGTTCTTGGCCTTGTAGTCATTGATCGCGGCCCGGATGGCGTCCTCGGCCAGCACGGAGCAGTGGATCTTGACCGGGGGCAGGCTGAGCTCCTCGACGATCTGGGTGTTGCGGATCGCGAGGCCCTCGTCCAGGCTCTTGCCCTTGAGCCACTCGGTGGCGACGGAGGAGCTGGCGATGGCCGAGCCGCAGCCGAAGCACTTGAACTTGGCATCCTCGATCCTGCCGGTCTGCTCGTTGACCTTGATCTGGAGCTGCATGACGTCGCCGCACTCGGGCGCGCCGACGAGGCCGACGCCCACGTCCTTGCGGGCCTTCATCTCGGCCTGGGTTCCGAAGTTGCCCACGTTGCGGGGCTTCTCGTAGTGCTCGATGATCTTCTGGGAGTATGCCATTTCTGCCTTCCTCAGTGTTCCAGGAACACTGTTACTTCTTGCCCGGATCGTTCCTCGATGTCACGCTGGATATCTGTCACTGCCCGGGCCATGTCATAGCCGTCGAACGGCCCATTGGCATGATGAATGGCGGGAAGGATCCAGATCCCGAACGACAGCTCCAGCCGGTCTTCGAACAGCTGCAGGTGAAAACGGTCCAGCACATCGCGGCGGGACTTCCGGACCGCGTCCACGGCCTCAGCCACCTTCGTCTTGTCGGGCACGAAGCTCGGGGTCATGACGCCACCATCCTGCCTGCGTAATGCACCAACGCAACCGCTGTGGCCTTGCAATCTTCAATCTGCTCCACCGAAACCGTTCCCTCAGGCCCATAGTCCGACTGCACCCGCGCCATGTACACCTCGCGCAATCGTACGCGGAGGGTCTGTGCCGAGGTCTGGCTCACCGAGGCGTAACGCCTCAGCACGGCCACGACACCGTTGATAGTCGCACGGTGATCCCAGTTGCCCTGAGCGGGAAGGTCCGCCTGAGCCGGCGTGCACAGCATGATGGCGTGCGCCGCCTGGTAGCACGCGTAGTAGAACCGGCTCGCTGACGATCGCGCGCGCCCGTCACGGCGCAGGAGCTCCGCGTCCTCGCGCGTCATCTGCGCAAGCCGGAGCCAGTCCTTCGCCCTGGGGTGCTGGGTCCCCAACTCAGTGCACCCCCCACACAACCTTGGAGAGGTCGATCCCTTCCTTGTGCATGTCGTACAGCGGGCTCAGCTCGCGGAGCTTCTTGACCGACTCGATGATTCGCTCCGCGGCGTGGTCCACCTGCTCCTGCGTGGTCCACTTGCCCATGCTCAGCCGCAGCGAGGAGTGGGCGAGGTCGTCGCCCACGCCCAAGCCCTTGAGCACGTAGCTGGGCTCGAGGCTGGCGCTGGTGCACGCGGAGCCGCTGGAGCACGCGATCTCCTTGACCGCCATCATCAGGCTCTCGCCCTCGACGAAGCCGAAGGAGATGTTCGTGATGTGCGGGAGCCGCTTCTCGCGGTGGCCGTTGACGGCGCAGGTGTCCAGCGCGCTCGTCACCTTCTGCTCCAGCCGCTGCCGCAGGGCGAGCAGGCGGGTCGCGTCCTTGTCCATCTCCGCCAGCGCGATCTCCGCGGCCTTGCCGAAGCCGACGATCCCCGGCACGTTGAGCGTGCCCGAGCGGAAGCCGCGCTCCTGCCCGCCACCGTCCACCAGCGCCGTCAGCCGCACCCGCGGTTTGCGCCGCCGCACGTACAGCGCCCCCACGCCCTTGGGCCCGTACATCTTGTGGGCGCTCATGCTGAGCAGGTCGACGTTGTCCCTGTTCACGTCCACCGGCATCTTGCCGACCCACTGGGTGGCGTCGGTGTGGAAGATCACGCCCTTCTCGTGGCACAGGGCGCCGATGGCCGGCACCTCGTTGATCGTCCCGATCTCGTTGTTGGCCCACATGATGGTCACGAGGATGGTGTCCTCGCGCATCGCGCTCTTCACCATCTCCGCCGTGACGATGCCGTCTTTGCCCGGCTCCAGGAAGGTGACGTCGAACCCCTCCTTCTGCAGCCGCTTGCACGGGTCCAGCACCGCCTTGTGCTCGATGATGCAGGAGATGATGTGCCCGCGCGGCTGGCCGGAGCCGGCCGGGGCCTTCTCGTACATGTAGGCCGCGCCCTTGATGGCGATGTTGTTGGCCTCGGTGGAGCCGGAGGTGAACACGACCTCCTTTTCGTCGGCGCCGATGAGCTTTGCGACCTGCTCACGCGCCTTGTCCACCGCGGCCTCGGCCTCCCAGCCGAACCGATGGTTGCGGCTGCCGGGGTTCCCGAACACCTGGGTGAAGTAGGGGAGCATCGCCTCCACCACCCGAGGGTCGGTGGGGGTGGTGGCGGCGTGGTCAAGATAGATGGGAGCCTGAGCGGGGGCGGGGTTTGCCATAGCGGGAGGATTCTAGGCGCGGGCTGAGTTTTAGAATCGTTCTAGAACGCTGTTCACGCCTATTGCGATTTCGCGTGCTTTTGACGCCAGCCCGCTGTTTCCTTGGTCAGTCCGCATGCGCATGAAAAACGCCGCTCTCGGGCGGCGTCAGGGTCACCAGTTGAGGCAGGTGAATGCTACTGCAGCAGGTAGGAATCCTTGGGCTCGGTCGCCTTGAACGCGTCGATCCAAGAGAGGACGAGAAGCTTGATGGTCGTCATCGGGGGAACCTCCACGGGCGCAAAGACGCCGCATGAAAGCTGCCACAGGGATCGGCCCGCGGCCAATAAAGCGCGGGAGATTTTTGCGTGTTACCGGGCCTTGGCCGCGGCGTAGCGGATTGCCGCCTCCATCCCATCCACCATCCTGGGGAGGCAGAACTCGGTCTCGACAGTCGCCAGTGCCCCCGAACTGAGGCGGGCGCGGAGGGCGTCGTCGGTCAGGAGCTGGCGGAGGGCCTGGGTGAGGGCTTCAGCGTCGCCGTCCGGGTAGACCAGGCCGTTGTGGCCATGCCGGAGGGACTCGATCTCGGGGTTCTGCTGCTCCCGCTTGTCGCTGGTGATGACCGGCAGCGAGTAACCGAAGGCGTGCAGGATGCTCAGGCCGATGTTGGCGGGGTAGCAGAAGACCTGGCTGGAGAGGAACCAGGGGGCGAGGGAGTCCTCCTCGTAGATGGCCCCGAGGAAGCGGACACGGTCGGCGATGCCCAGGGTGTCCGCGAGGGCGCGAACCTCGTCCTGACCCTGGCCTTTGCCGATGAGGGCGACGCGCAGGCGCGGGAGGTCCGGCGCGAGCTTCGCGGCGGCGCGGAGGAGCAGGTCGAGGCGGTTCGCGGGGTCGAAGCGCGAGACGTAGAGGATGGTCTGAGTGCCCACGAGGTCGTTGGTCGCCTGGAATGCGGCGAGGCGCTGCGGGTTGTTCAGCCAGGCGTCGCGGGCGGCTCGGATGGGCGTCTGGTCGAGACTGTTGAGTGCGACGAAGACGCGCTCGGGGCTGGAGGCGCCCCCGGCGATGTAGGCGCTCGCGGCCGTGCGGTTGTAGAAGAGGAGGGCCGTGCCCATGTCGGCGATGCGGCGGCGGGTGTCGGCGCGCCAGCCCGTCTCGGTCTTGGAGTAGCCGTGCCCCCAGAGGATGGTGCCGACCCCGTTGCGGCGGGCGCGGATCAGGGCGGGCACGAGGCTGAGGAAACGCGAGCTCCACGAGAGGATGACGACGTCAGCCCGCTTGAGGGTGGCGTGCGAGTACTGCGCCTTGTGCCACAAAGCTACAGAGCCCGGCAGGCCAATCGGCGTGAAAGGGACCAGCGTGCCTTTGAACCCCTCGGGCTCAACGTTTGGGATCAGCGGGTCGTGGCCGTAGAGGAGGTGCAGGTCGATGCCCGGGCGGTGCGCAAGCTCGCGGTAGACCGGGACGCGGTAGCGCGCCAGGCTTGGCTGCTGGATGACGACATGGATCGGGCTGGGTATCGGCAAACGCCGGTGTCCTCGTTGCGGCGGTGAAGTGGGCGAACAGTAGAGAAGCGGAGGTTATCAACTGGCGAAACAGATGGGACGACAGGGGTCAGGTGGGACGACCTGCCCCATACGGATGGAGGTGGCGGCACGATCCTTCGGAGTTTGTGAAAGTCTCAGGGAGGCGCGAGGTAGAGGATGGCGTCATCGAACCGCTCGGCCCAGGCGCCCTCGTTGTGCTCCGCGCCGTCGGCGATGGTGAGCTTGTGCTCGATGCCTGCGCCCTTGAGGACGGCGCTCAGGCGCTGCGCCATGGCCACGAACTTCTCGGACGTGCCGCCCGCCATGGCCTCTCTGGTGCCCATGTCCAGCCACACGCGCGGGCCCTTGAAGGGGGACTGGGACTTCTCCAGCGCCGCGGTCAGCGATTCGTTGTCCCACTGGAGCGCGGGTGACATCGCGATGACGCCGCCGAAGACGCCGGGGTGACGGCGGGCCAGCTCGAGGGAGACGAGCGCGCCCAGGGAGGAGCCGCCGATGAAGGTGTGCTCGGGGCCGCCCTTCACGCGGTAGTTGGAGGCGATGAAGGGCATGACCTCCTCGAGCAGGAACTTCCCGTACACGTCGCCCTTGCCACCAGCGTTGCGCTGGGTGTCGGGGGCGAAGCTGTACTCGTCGGTGCGGGCCTTCCCGCCGTGATCGATCGCGACCACCACCATCGGGCGCACCTTGCCGGCGGTGATCAGCTGCGTGAGCGTCTCGTCGATGCGCCACTCCTTGCCGATCGTGCTGGTCGCCGCGTCGAAGCAGTTCTGGCCGTCGTGCATGTACAGCACGTCGAAGGTCGCCTGCGGGTCCTTGTAGTAGCTGGGCGGCAGCCACACGCGGAGCATCCGCGAGCCCTTGAGGTGCTCGGAGAGCAGCAGGTCCATGCTGAGGCGGCCGACGATGCTGCTGGGGCTGGCGCTGCCCTCGCCCCACCGCACAACGGTGGCCTCGAGGACCTTGGTGTCGTTCTTGATCGCGAAGGAGCGGTTGGGGCGGTCGGAGCCGTCGGCGTTCTTCTCGACCGTGGCCCAGCTGCCGCGGGTGAACTTGAAGTCGAGAGTCTGGCCGGGGTCGGCCTCGAACTCTCCGGTGAAGGTGGTGGTGGGGTTGGCGGGGTCGCGGAAGAGGCGGAGGCCATCGGCCTTCCATCCGCCGACGGTGGGCAGCGAGCCCGCGAGGTACACCGAATCCGACGGCGGCGTGTCCGCCGGTACCTTGAGCACTACCTGCACCGTGATCGCGTGGGCAAGGGTGGCGGACATCAGGGCAGCCAGCGCGGCCAGTGTGCGCGAGAGAGTGGTCGTCATGGCCAGATCGTACCGCGCACGAAAAAGCCCGCCTTGCGGCGGGCTTCTCGAAGGACGTGCAGAAGAGTCACTCAGCGACGGCGGCGGGCCAGCGCCAGGCCGCCCAGGCCCAGCAGCGCGATCGAGCCGGGGCTGGGGATGGTGTAGGCGAGGAACTGGCCGGAACTGGAGGGAACGCCCCAGTCGTTGGTGGCCATGTCGCTGCGGCTGAGGTGATCAACGCCGGGGTCGTTGCCGCCGCCGCTGCTCATCACGTCGAAGTAGAAGGTGCCGTCGCTGGTAAGGCCCAGCAGCGAGCGGGACAGGGTGACGACCTGCGTGGTGAGGCTGGAGCCGCTGATGCCGGGGCCGGCGTATGTCGCCGCCAGCAGCGTGTTGCCGCCGAAGCCGTCCATTTGCCGGAGCTCGCCGCCAAAGTTGCTGCCGCCGTCATCGGCCCAGGTGCCAACCCAGAAGTCGATGCCCTGGCCGTTCCAGCTGATGGGGCGACCCCAGCCGTTGCCCGCGTCGTTGGCGCCGCCCGCGCCGTTGATGGCGATCATGTACTTGCCCCAGGTGGGGTTGGACACATCGCCGCGGGTGGTGATCTCGAAGGTGATAGTGCTCGCGTCGTGGGTCACGAGCACGCTGGCGATGTCCAGGTGCGCGTGGTTGTTGTCGAAGATCTCGTTCTGAGTGTCGGTGTAGATGGCGCCCTGCGCCATACCAGCCGCCGCGAGCGCGACGGCAACAGTGATGCCTGCCAGCTTCATCTTGTCTCTCCCTGGGCTTTCGCCCAAATCGGTCTCTGACGCCAGCGCGGTCACGCGCAGGCGGTATCTCCTGATGCCGCACAGGGTACCAGCACGGCCGGATTCAGCAACAGGGGCGTCGGCAAAATGAGCCGGACGGAGGCCTGGAGTGGTGGCCGATAATGCACGCGATCCCCGATTCCGGGGTCAGCGTGGCTCCCGACGGCTGTGACGGTGCGGGCGGGTCTTCAACTCCTCCCGATCTTCGCTGGTTTACCGAGCCGCCGGCCAACGACAAGGGCCCGGAGGTTTGTACCTCCGGGCCCTATCTATTCACGAGAGCACGCGCTGTTGCTCAGCAGGGATTGCCGCCCAGCACGCGGAAGAACGCCTCGATGTCCTGATCCGTGCCGAAGTCGCCGTCGCCGTTGAAGTCGCTGCCCTGGCAGTAGCAGGTGTCGCAGCAGGTTCCGCCCAGGCACGCGAAGAATGCCTCGATGTCCTGGTCGGTGCCGCTGTCGCCGTCGCCGTTGTAGTCCTGCGGGCCGCACTGGTTGCCCGGGCACTCGGGGCCGACGGAGACCTTGTCCAGGGCGTCGGGGATGGGCTGGGCGATCCACAGCGTCTGCGTGGCGGCGTTGAACGCCATCTCGCAGGGGCTGCCCGAGAGCGGCGTCTCGTCGATGAACGAGCTGGCCGCGCCCGCGGCGCTCACGCGCCAGAGCTTGCCGCCGGTGTTGTTGTTGAGGCCCGCGGCATAGAGCATGCCGTCGTGCAGGGCCGCGGCCCGCACCGAGCCGCCCGTGGGGATGGTGGCGACGATGCTGTTGCTGCTGGTGTCGAACACCTGCACGCCGGGGTTGGTGATGTTGGTGCCGATGTAGACGAACTGCCCGGCGGGGTCGATGTTCATGGTGAGCGGGTAGGGGTTGCAGGGCACGGCCGTGACCTGCGCGCTGGCGGCGCCGTTGATGTTGACCACGGCGATCTTGGAGGCCGTGGGGCTGAAGTTCATGCCCGCTAGCACGGTGTAGAGCTTCGTGCCGTCGGGGCTGAACACGGCCCGCATGGGGAACTCGGGCGTGGCGAAGCCGGGGATGGTGCCGACCTCGACGTCGGTGATGATGGTGCGCGTGGCGGTGTTGATGAGGCGGATCTTGTCCTCGAAGCTCACGCACACCGCGAGGATGGAGCCGTCGGGGGAAAGCTCGATGCCGCTGATGTCGCTGTACGCGGCGTACTGGGCGTTGCCGGTTTGGCCCGCGAGCACGGTGCCGGCGATGCTGCTGGCGGCGCCGGCGATGTTGATGACGTAGATGGTGTCGGTCCCCGCGAGGGAGAGCACGTAGGCCTTGCTGCCGTCTGGGGAGATCTTCACCTTGCCGGGGCGGGTGGGCGTCGAGAGATGGGCCACCCGAGTGCGGCTGGCGATGTCAACGATGGAAACGGTGCCCGAGCCGTCGTCGGTGTTGCACACCACGGCGTACTGGCCGTTGGGCGTAACGGCGAGGTCGAGCACGCGGTCGCCCGTGTTGACGTAGCCCAGCGTGGCGTTGGTGTGGCCGTCGATGATGGTGACGTTGCGGCTGGAGAGGTTGCCCGCGACCACGACGCTGCCGTCGGCGGAGGTGGCGACGACGCGGGTGCTGTCACCCTCCGGCGGGGGGCCGCTGAGGGCGAAGCCCTCGAACGAGCTGGCCGCGCCGTTGATGTTGTAGACGTGGATGTCCTCGCGGAAGCGGTTGTTGAGGGCCACGGCCCGCAGCTGCGTGGGGCTGATGGCGGCGTCGGCGCACGCGGCGAAGGTGAGGTTCGCGACCGCCGACTGGCTGGCGATGCTGATCACACGCGAGGTGAAGTTGGACACGAAGATGTACTGGTTGTCGAAGGACAGCTCCAGGTCGCCCACGATGCCGGTGGAGACGGTGGCGGTGCGCACGCCGTCGCTGAGGCGGTGGAAGACAGTGTTATTCGAGATCGCGGCCACCGCGTACTGCTTGTCGGGCGTGATCTTGATGACCTGGCCCTCGAGGCTGTCGGTGAGACCCGACAGCACGGTGGCGGTGCCGTTCACGAGGTCAACCTTGGTGATCTTCCGCTCGTTGCCCTCGTGCCCGATCACGGCGGTCGTGCCGTCCGGGTGAATGTCGATGGAGCGGCCGCCGGGGGCCGTGGGAATGTTCATCACCATCGCGCCGTCGCTGACGTTGAAGGCCACCACGCGACCGGGGGCGATGTTGTCGGGGACCACGATGCGGGTGCCGTCGGGCGTGAGGGCCCACTTGCTCCACAGGCCCGAACTGATGCCCACCTCGGGCGTGGCGAAGGCGCCGATCGCGCCCATCGACGTGCCGGGGAAGGAGCGAACTTCGCTGAGCGTGCTCAGGCTGACCACCGAGAACGTCGCGTTCACGGCGTCGTTGGTGACCGACACCACGGCGAACTGGCTGTCGGGTGTGATGGCGACGCGGAAGGGCTGCGTGCCGGTGATGGGCACGTTGCCCAGCAGCGTGTGCGTGGGGATGTGCACCACGGACACGGAGTTGCTGAAGACGTTGCTGCACACGGCGTACTGGCCGTTGGGCGAGACCGCGACGTGGTTGGGGAAGAACTCCACCTCGACCGAGTGCGTCACCGTGCGGGTGTTGACGTTTAAGAACGTCATGAGGCCGTTGGCGACCCCCGTGCCCTGGTTGACGATCACGGCGGTGGTGCCGTCGGGCGTGAAGGCGACGTCACGGGGGATGTCGCCGTCGGGCACGCCATTGACGTCGACGAACTCGGCGAGCAAGCGAGACGCGTAGGGCGCGGGCAGCGGCAGCGGGCGCGGGGCGTCCCAGATCTCGGTGCAGTGCGCGGGCGCGCCCTCGGTGTTCACGGTTTCAACGGGCTGCGCGAAGGCCATCCCCGCGCTCATCACAAGCACCGCAGCAACAGATCGTGCCAGCATGATCGTCCTTTCGTTCGAGCGGGGCGCACCGCCGCCGCTGATCCAGAGTCTTCGAACCGTTCCGACGCACGGCCCCGGCCCGCTACGGCCAGCCGCGGCGGCCAACCACTTCTCGAGCGGTCTCAGCAGGGGCTGCCGCCCAGCACGCGGAAGAAGGCCTCGATGTCCTGGTCGGTGCCGATGTCGCCGTCGCCGTTGAAGTCGGCCCCGCCGCAGAAGCAGGTGTCGCAGCAGGTCCCGCCCAGGCAGGCGAAGAAGGCCTCGATGTCCTGGTCGGTGCCCGAGTCGCCGTCGCCGTTGAAGTCCTGGGAGCCGCACTCCGGCGGACAGCCGCCCCCACCGACCACGACCCGCAGAATGGGCGTGTTCGGGGCGGTCAGGTTGATGACGTTCGGGAAGTTGGGGTTGCTGGTGGGCACCACGCGCACGCCGACGTGCGTGGCCCCGCCGCTGATCAGCGCCTGGACGGCTGGCGTGGCGTCGATGTTGACGTCGACGAAGGTCTGGGTCGGCGGGTGGTACGTGGCCGTGCCGACGACCGTCGCGGGAATATTGAAGTCGCTGAGGGTGACGGTGCCGTCAGCGCCGTAGACCTCGACGTTGAAGTTGCGCGGCCCGTTGTCCTGCGCATTGTTTACCACGATGCGGAACAGGATGTTGGCGCTGGCAAGGGTCTGGCCCGCGAGGGCGGTGGTGTCGAACTCGAGCATGGCGCGGTCCTCGGCTGAGCCGGTGCGCCGGATGAGGGTGTTGAACCCGCCGGTGGTGGTCAGGAGCTCGGGCGACCCGCCCAGCGGGCTGTCGCGCCCGCTGCCGATGGAGACGGGCGAGAGGTCCTGCGCGAGCGCTGGGAAGGTGACGCCGGCGAGAACGAGGAACGGAATGAGCTTGGACTGCATGAGGGTCTCCTGGTGACTCGAACTGACATCCCCACCCCCCGCTACAACGAGCCGAGATTACCGGATGCGAAGGCCGCGCCAAGGGTCACTTGGCAGAAAGCCTGTGGCGGATCAGTGCTCAGCAGGCGTTGCCGCCCAGCACGCGGAAGAAGGCCTCGATGTCCTGATCGGTGCCGGTGTCACCGTCGCCGTTGAAGTCGGCCCCGCCGCAGAAGCAGGTGTCGCAGCAGGTCCCGCCGAGGCACGCGAAGAACGCCTCGATGTCCTGGTCGGTGCCGCTGTCGCCATCGCCGTTGTAGTCCTGCGGCCCGCAGCCATCCGGGCAGCCGCCCGCGGGAGTAACGGTGAGACGCAGGGCGAGCATGCCCTGCGCGTACCAGGAATCAGTCTGCGTATAGCTCGAGACGCCAATGGCCTGCGTGCCCGCGGCACTGGCCGATTCAACATGGCCGGTGGTGGAGACACCGTTGCCGGTGTGGCGGATCGTGATCAACAGGCTACCGCCGGTGTAGAAGTAGGGGGTGGTGAAGGTGATGTCGGTGCCCCAGGGGTTCGGGGTTGGCGCGGGCGAGCCACCGGGGAACGCGCCGGGCGCGAGGGTCAGTGAGCCCGAGCGGACCATGACCGCGCCGGCTCCGATGTTGTTCGTGTACGTGCTGCTCATCTGACCGGCGATTGCATCGCTGGGGCTGAGGGTCATATCCCAGTTCGCGAAGGTCAGCTGAGTGGTGGGCCAGCTCGGGAACGGGAAACTCGGGAGCGTCGCCGGCGGGCGACGGAAGGCGAGCGCCGTGATATTGACGTTGGTGGGCATGCCCGCGGCCTGCAGCGCCGCCTCGTTCATCAGAATCTGATAGCTGCGGGCGTCACGGTGGAACACCGTGCTGAACCCCCCCGAGGTTCCGCTCGCTTCGATGCCCGCGGGCATCGAGACGGTCTGGGCCGAAGCCGCGGCCGCGAGGGTCAGGGACGACAGCACGCCGACGCACATCCGGTTCCGCATGGTGGCACTCCAGGTTGGCTGAGGCTCCAGAATACTGGTGTGGTGTGCTCGTGCAAGCACATCCAGCCCCAACTCGCGGAATCGAAAGCGGAGGCATCGCGGGGCATTTCAGGATGTCACACGCGACGAAAGGTCCGGGCGAGCCACGCTCAAGCGGCCTGAGATCATGGCCCCTTCGGGGCGGGCGTTTCAGCGCCTGTTGCACCATCGGTCGTGGGCGGTGGCGGGGAGGGTGCTCCAGTATCGCCGGTGGTCCCGGTTCGGCCGGTCCCCGCGCCAGAACCGCTGCCGCTGCCCGTACCTGTGCCGCCTCCAGGGCCAGGCCCGCCAACCTCGCCGTCGAGGTCGGTGTCGTCCTGGGTGCCCACCACGCCGTCCTTCCCGGGGAGGATGACGACGAAGGTGGTGGGGGAGTTGACGCGGTAGCCCAGGGTGTTGCCGCGCCGGTCGGTGATGGTGGTGCCCGGGTACTTAGTGGTGAGCTCGTTCAGGTCGGCAGGGAGGCGGCCATTGGCCTGGTAGAACTGCTGCACGTTCGTGTGCACCTCGATGGCGCCACGGTACTCCTTGACCAGCGTGAAGATCCCAACACCGATGCCGCCGAAGAAGATCATCACGGCGAGCAGGATGGCGGTGCCGATCAGGCCCAGGACCAGGCCGGCGATGGCGAGGCCGCGGGGTTCCTTGCGGAGGGCCGCTGCGGAGAGGATCAGCCCCCAGCGGGCAGAGGATGAGCACGCCAAAGCACCCGCCCAGGAATCCCACGAGCGAGACAACAAACCCGGCGATGCCGAGGCCGTTGGTTTCGGGCTTCTGGTACGCGTACGGATCGCCTGGGTAGCTGG is a window of Phycisphaerales bacterium DNA encoding:
- a CDS encoding S8 family serine peptidase, whose product is MSELPPHEARSRDSQARTLARTFTHEYVAHVDEYFITIPPGYTEDSLGAMLLESGLYEWVRPDWILYPVQAHQVIPDDPWFESQWHLGRISAPAAWDISAGSPEVIVAVIDTGVDFTHPDLASNMVLGYCSYCAPPRPQTINPPWNTITLDANGHGTGVAGVLGAVGNNNLGISGVAWNLRLMPIRATNTSGTGGSFGSIQNGAMWASANGAKVISVSFSGVEEPLVDTLGATMRSRNVVLVWSMDNRGVDTAATFDHPNITVVSGTGVNDERWCSVVNPTLCSSIGGGVDIAAPAHGIRMTTIGGEYGVNEGVSFAAPQVAAAMGLIRSVAPSLLAGEVEQVLLAAADDVGPPGEDSFSGRGRLNVRRAMWNAIIRQHASSMQLGDFNPQAFSMDEVYEFLLRPMDVTGDALIDEKDPQAVQGFMRRNEFKDLVADRP
- a CDS encoding iron-sulfur cluster assembly accessory protein, translating into MSTTTTLPQQSDAVTGVILSETAAKEIHHIIKDQELDAEKVCLRVGVKGGGCSGFSYLLDLTESRKDTDEVFTQHGIRVIVDPKSLLYLNGVTVDFKDEVMGRGFVFNNPNATSSCGCGSSFSV
- the iscU gene encoding Fe-S cluster assembly scaffold IscU produces the protein MAYSQKIIEHYEKPRNVGNFGTQAEMKARKDVGVGLVGAPECGDVMQLQIKVNEQTGRIEDAKFKCFGCGSAIASSSVATEWLKGKSLDEGLAIRNTQIVEELSLPPVKIHCSVLAEDAIRAAINDYKAKNNLPIEQPEHAH
- a CDS encoding IscS subfamily cysteine desulfurase, encoding MANPAPAQAPIYLDHAATTPTDPRVVEAMLPYFTQVFGNPGSRNHRFGWEAEAAVDKAREQVAKLIGADEKEVVFTSGSTEANNIAIKGAAYMYEKAPAGSGQPRGHIISCIIEHKAVLDPCKRLQKEGFDVTFLEPGKDGIVTAEMVKSAMREDTILVTIMWANNEIGTINEVPAIGALCHEKGVIFHTDATQWVGKMPVDVNRDNVDLLSMSAHKMYGPKGVGALYVRRRKPRVRLTALVDGGGQERGFRSGTLNVPGIVGFGKAAEIALAEMDKDATRLLALRQRLEQKVTSALDTCAVNGHREKRLPHITNISFGFVEGESLMMAVKEIACSSGSACTSASLEPSYVLKGLGVGDDLAHSSLRLSMGKWTTQEQVDHAAERIIESVKKLRELSPLYDMHKEGIDLSKVVWGVH
- a CDS encoding glycosyltransferase family 4 protein, coding for MPIPSPIHVVIQQPSLARYRVPVYRELAHRPGIDLHLLYGHDPLIPNVEPEGFKGTLVPFTPIGLPGSVALWHKAQYSHATLKRADVVILSWSSRFLSLVPALIRARRNGVGTILWGHGYSKTETGWRADTRRRIADMGTALLFYNRTAASAYIAGGASSPERVFVALNSLDQTPIRAARDAWLNNPQRLAAFQATNDLVGTQTILYVSRFDPANRLDLLLRAAAKLAPDLPRLRVALIGKGQGQDEVRALADTLGIADRVRFLGAIYEEDSLAPWFLSSQVFCYPANIGLSILHAFGYSLPVITSDKREQQNPEIESLRHGHNGLVYPDGDAEALTQALRQLLTDDALRARLSSGALATVETEFCLPRMVDGMEAAIRYAAAKAR
- a CDS encoding alpha/beta hydrolase-fold protein, which codes for MTTTLSRTLAALAALMSATLAHAITVQVVLKVPADTPPSDSVYLAGSLPTVGGWKADGLRLFRDPANPTTTFTGEFEADPGQTLDFKFTRGSWATVEKNADGSDRPNRSFAIKNDTKVLEATVVRWGEGSASPSSIVGRLSMDLLLSEHLKGSRMLRVWLPPSYYKDPQATFDVLYMHDGQNCFDAATSTIGKEWRIDETLTQLITAGKVRPMVVVAIDHGGKARTDEYSFAPDTQRNAGGKGDVYGKFLLEEVMPFIASNYRVKGGPEHTFIGGSSLGALVSLELARRHPGVFGGVIAMSPALQWDNESLTAALEKSQSPFKGPRVWLDMGTREAMAGGTSEKFVAMAQRLSAVLKGAGIEHKLTIADGAEHNEGAWAERFDDAILYLAPP
- a CDS encoding MYXO-CTERM sorting domain-containing protein, giving the protein MKLAGITVAVALAAAGMAQGAIYTDTQNEIFDNNHAHLDIASVLVTHDASTITFEITTRGDVSNPTWGKYMIAINGAGGANDAGNGWGRPISWNGQGIDFWVGTWADDGGSNFGGELRQMDGFGGNTLLAATYAGPGISGSSLTTQVVTLSRSLLGLTSDGTFYFDVMSSGGGNDPGVDHLSRSDMATNDWGVPSSSGQFLAYTIPSPGSIALLGLGGLALARRRR